Below is a window of Rhea pennata isolate bPtePen1 chromosome 2, bPtePen1.pri, whole genome shotgun sequence DNA.
TGGCAAGAGAAAGGCTGGCTGCTGTAAGGTCTCCCAGTAGCTTTAATGCGGCACCTCACAGTATCACTTCTCATCCTGCCTGGTAGCAAATTTATACAGGACTGTGCCCAGATGGTGCAGGAAATTGTTTATATAAAACAGTGGACCAGTTAGTAGGTAGTTGTTGGAGAGGAGGGTTTTAGTCATCTCTTCGCCTACTAGTTCCCTTTGTTAACACTGGCGAGTCGATTTTGGCCAGTCTCTAGTAGTACATGGCTTCCCTTGAAGAGGATACTACATGACTTTTATCACGAGGCAATAGGCCTCTCTCTTAAGGAATAGATGTCACCATCACAAAATCATTCCTAATATTTCCTCATTTACTCTTTCCTTTCCTAATTTCAACCCACATCTGGTACTTTTAGCCAGGTAAAGTAAAAAGTGCAAGAATGAGCAGATTCTGCTGCAAGGAGGTAGATGTTTTCCTGATCAAAATTGAGCTAACAGCTCAAGCTGAACACTTTTCAGCTAACTTCTTAATATTGAGGTGTCTTCTAAAAGAATTATTCAAATGACAGACTTATCTTTTCACCATAAATATGTAGGCAAATTGGATGATTTGCACAAGAACACACACAGCcacttcttttcacttttttgtaatttcatttttatttaaatagctcCAAAGCATTATGTTAATGTACATTTTCTCCTGGTCATGAATGACAAGTGTTTCTAAGTCTCAAATAAGACCCCTGTACAGTTTGTGTTTGTAATTGTATTTTGACTCTGATTTTTACATGTTCAGCTACTGAGCCTAATAGTattgacatttcattttgaatgatGCTGCACAGAACTGTAACACATATTTGTAGCTTTCagataaacaatattttaaatgtgtttattttcctgtgtttattttgcagtattatTCCACAAGATTACACATGGAATGTTTTAGTTGAGTTAACAGTCTCTATAAAGTTGCTTAGTGCTAAATCCTtcgttttttaaaaaacatcactgcataaaaaaatagtttacaaCAGAAATTCTAGGTTATTTCATATTCTAGAATGCATTAAAAGCATAAAGTCATGTGTATGTCAGGGAACACAATATTTACAAATCTGTACAGTTTCTATTGATCTCTATTTACTGTGGCTCTAGCCAGGCAGTTAGGTTCAACTCTTACCACACTAAGGTCAAATTCTCCAAGATAATGTAtagctgatatttaaaaattctttattttccttactgGCCTTAATATTGATGGGTAAATGATGGGCCAAATTTTGCACTCCGTTTCATAAGTCTGTTTTCCATGGAGTTAGAGAGAATTATCACTGTGACCCCAGGCAGAATGCAAAACCGTGTGACGCCACTGAGTCACTTTTTCATACTCAAGTATTTTGATCTGCTGAACTACCTCAGTATTTTGGCTAAGATTGTACAGCAAAGTGGCAGACAAATTCATTTCTGACCTGCAGATTATTCATGGTTGCCGGTCTTCCTCTTGTTCATTCAGAAAGGTAAGGAAGAACACTTAACATGAAACGCACCAAAACTATTTGAAAGGTTTCTAGAAAACATCTTCATCTCTCTCCATGTTTATTCTTAAAAACTGCTTGAAACGGAATGTGAAGTTGAAAAAGACTCTGTTTTTTTACGCTAACACCCCGTCTGAAAGCCAAGTGTTTGCATTTTATCAGCCAGATgcaatttctctctttctcaggATTGATTTATCTTTAAAGCCACAGTAAGCAGCTTTCTAATGGATACCCATCTCCCATAGCCAATCTTAGCCCGCATGGTCATACATCCATCCCCTCAACTGACGAAAGAGCAGGATGGTGAAAACGGGTCATTCCTCAGAGCTCATATGGCAGAAATACAGGGCTTCAGCAGTCCAAAGGTACTTACTGGCTGTGAATTGAAATTCAGCATCTTGATCAGTTGGTATCAGGAGCGAGCAGTTATGTTCAGAAAGGCAACTGACTTCAGGTAGGGTTGCAAAGTGCTTCATCGCTGTCTGGCTCTTTAATTAGAGGCTGTTCATCATAACACCTGAGATCGAGGGTGTTCTGACTCTTCTCTTGCTAATATTAAAGGAAGGATGGCACCTACAGTACTCTGAATTTCAGGGAGACATCATGACATCTATAAAAAGTTTTGTGTAAGAAAATGCACTTCTTTGCTAAGGCGAAAAGAACACCTTTCCAAAAACATACCATAATGACCCAACATTTTTGGCTTGTTAATTTTACAACATTGAAAAAAAGTGCCTTAGTAATCATTGCAATACTACCCATTAAAGTATGGTAacaaatagtttttctttttaagacaCATCAGGTAATAATTTGTTACTGTGGTTTATCCTGACCAGTTTAGTTGGATTCTAAAAGAAGGAGCAAACAGCAAATGTGTGGTTGCTCAAAAAACATCCTTCTCCCGTCCTTCCCTCCTTCTTTCCCTATTCCACAGAGAATAGACCGAAAAGGCCTGACCAGTCTTGCCATTAGATTATAAACAGGTAACACAGAAATTAAtcaattaatttattattaataggAGCAAAATGTAAAAGCGGAACAAACTGTAGATGTATTATTAAGCACATTGTGTCCTGCTGATGTCTCCAAAAGACCCTTGTGACAAAAACATATAGATTCTTTAGCTCTGAAAGGTCAGGTATGCTAAACTGTGATTTCAAAAAGCCGAAGtctcttctgtgttctgtgttcttttagggtgttttttcttctgctttctgtactGCTGGATTTTACTATCCATGAGTCATGTAATCCTTCTAGCGtcaatacatttttcttatgaTTTCTAGTATCTCTCCCAAAACACTCTAATTTAGACTTTCTGCATTTCAATGTGTTGGTGGTGATAGTGGTGGTAGCAATGATGTCTGGGTTGACACCTTCCATTCAGTTTATAGACAGAATTTTTTTGCTGCCGTTTTTTGAAAAACCACACCGCCAGTACAGCTGCAGCCAGTAACAAGCACAGAAGAATCACAATTACTGCTATGATAGCACCTTTACTTGACTTGGGACAATCCTCTCCCTCACATGGTTCAGAAGTGGGGAAAAGCTTTTCTCCGAGGCTTTGAGTAAGATTTTCTTGCTCAACTAATTCCTGGGATGGTGTGTCAGTAAAGATATTTGGAGCTGGCACAGTGGTTGCTACTTGTGCTGGATAGGCCgttgtttcttctgcttccacGTACGGAGTGTGATCGAAGGGGCTGACCACCGCAGAGGTTTCTGACATGAATGTCTTTAGGCTAGTGATGTCAAACAGCACCGTTGTACCGGGCTCCTGAGTCGTGAGCTCCAGAGAGGTCGTTCGGCGATCCTGCGTGGTGTCGTCGTAACCTCTGCTCACACTTAGGGTCTCCAGACCACTCACTGATGTAAGTGGTACTGGTGTCTCTTTGGCCCCATCATCTGTCCTCGCTGTCACTGCCACAATCTTTGTTAAACCTTCTTCTGGGGCTGGGCTACCATTGCCTGATTTTCTAACTTCAATGTGATTTGGTTGGTCCGTTGTGAGGATGATGTCTTCTTCCGTTCCCATCGATCCATCAACTTTATCCCCCTCCTCTTCATCATCTTCTACCACTTCTTGTGTTACTGGATAACCATCTAACCATGACTCGTCAGTAATGGCAACTGTATCTATCTCTGCCTTTGTATCATTGGTCGTGAGAATTGGCCCAATGGGGAAATCTTCACTGTCATAAAACATTTTGGCACTAGGTTCATCATAGACTGTCTTCACCCCAATGTGATTATCACCCTCGGAAAATTGTGCTTTAGTGGAatcatctgtttctttctctgattCAGGCTCACTAAAAGCCTCTGATGgaaaccaaaacaaatttttttggCTCAGAAGTGAGACAGGGGATTCAGTTGGTGCCTTGCTTCCTTTTTCAGGGGTATCTATGTCCTTAGTAACATCTTTTGTGCTTCCAGTTCTTCCATCCTCTGTACTTCTAGTGAAGGAAAGTTGTTCTTGCTCCTGCTCGATTTCCTCTTTGCCATTGCCATGTTCATTCTCAACAATAGGTATTGATCTGTCGTCAGGAAAATGATCTTCATAGTCAATGTGCGCCTCGGTCTCATCTAGAAAAGTTAgaagagcaaaaacaaacatttaatttcacCAAAACAAGTGCTGggctcactttttaaaatggcCAAAAAGAAAGGTAATGAGGTACGCTGACTCTCAGACAGTACTTTCCATACAGTGTTACATGAAGAGGAGGTGGTCCACCATGAGCTTGATAGGCAATATcaagttcaaaaaaaaagaaaaaaaaaaaaaaaaaaaaaagaggctagGTAACTGTTAATATCTTGTCtttctacatttaaaaagcTATATACATAATTTACTGTCAGTAGTTAAAGGGTTTTTTCAGTTCcttattattttctcaaatcTTTGCTCTCCTTAAggcaactatttttttccagacttgAGGAAAAATTTTGATCATTTTCAAGCAGGAAAGATGTGTGGAAATTAatgtataataaaaattaattatataattaataatagcaccttttaaataaacagtttaAGTCTTACAGTAACTTCATCCCTGGAACATGATTGTCTTTCAGTGACATTTTGAGTTGTCTTATTTTGAAGGGTTATACTCAAAagtttgtgtttgatttttatcatttccatattttctaAAATCACCACTTGGGGACATACTCCACTTGGGGTCAGGCGAATTGAATGATATTTCTCATCGTATaagcagcttttcagagttGTCCAAAGAAAACCGCCTCACCAAAGCTAATGCAGAGTTCTACTTACCTTCATCTGGAAAATGGAAGTTTATTCCCTGTGACTATAAGGGCAGAAAACTCTGTCTCCAAACACTTGTAGCCTAACTCTTAGGTATCGAGACAATGCCTGCTGTAATCAACACTTGGGcttcttattttaagaaatggaaTATTACCAAAAATATggtgaaaaacagtaaaataacaaTGGAGTGTAACAGAGGGGCAGATTCATCGCACTATCTGTTTAATTTGGAAGTACTCCCCATGCCTCTGAAGACCTACCACACACAGCAAAACAGTCTTCACTCGGAGGACAAAAGTAAGTGtttgaatttgaattaaataatgtattgcaatttatatttctttccttcttttaaaaccTTAGCCCAATGAAGAATTTTCCAAACTAGACAGGGTGGTTGATTTTCAGCTCACACAAGTTTTACTCCACAGAAAGCTGATGTAATTGCTGAGATTTATGCTGGCATAAAAAGTCCTACAAAATAGTGCCTTAggatatggaaaataaaacaaactgaatcatggtgagaatttttctttttaagagagtGTTTAGTCTTTAGTGAAGACAGTGAAACGATAAACCTGGGATGACACAGGAAGCAAATTAATAGGAGCAGCCATTCTCCTGCAAATCAATACACTCAGAAAGCCTtatctttttgtctgtttgcgCTCCACCAACTTTGAATCACATTTTCGTCTGGGACCCACCTCGAATTCCGAATGAGTCACATTCTCCTTGGAGGCTCTGTCCCAGGATTCTGGCACAGCCATATTTGGTCTACTCTCAAGAAGGATTAGAAATAGAGTCAAACCAGTCTGACCAAAAAACACTTAGTGGTAATACAGCTCacaccagcttttttttttttcttctttttttttctttttctttttcttttcttttcttttctttttttcttttttttttttttttttttgccactgcCAGAACAACTTACACTGGGTGCCAGAACAGAATGAGTATTagcaaaaggtatttttcttgGAATAGCATCCGGGTCTACCATTAACCAAAGTAGTTATGCTGATGAAACTGAAATGTGTAACATAGCCCGTAGAGAGTTAATACCTATGTTAATGTTATGCTGGAGAATTGGCTGTTCTAAGCGGGTCCACTCTCATGTGACAACAAAGGCATATGGCAAAACTTGTACAAGATACAACAATGTTAGCAATAGGCCTCTCTCCCTCCTGGTCCTGGTCTTTTCATCTCATTGAAAAAATCTCTAGATGTTTTTTGTCCTCTCCAAAGCAGGAAGAATAAATCCTTGCATCTGATACAAAGAGGACTTAACAGACTGTGGAATCCAGCTCTTGGAGTGGAAAGCTTTCTGGTAAGACACTTACTTTTGTAACTCATCCAAAAACCTCCTCCAACAATATTCCAGACATTTAGTGAGTGGAGGGTACCTCTGAGTACCAGAGCATTTTAGCAACATTTTTGTGAAACTCGGTGTGATAATGGCCATTGTTTATGTAGCATTTATAATTGCCATGAAATGCCAGTTTCACTTCACTCGCTTGTTCATTCTCTCACTTAAGAAGTTTTCTGCTTGGTGCTTTCTTGAATGGAAACAGTGGCTTAAGCCACTTTGTCCTCTTGTCATTCAGATTCTTTCTAAAAATTCCTATCTGCCATATCTATTTCACTAAAACCCACTGTCTCTATGGACAGTCTATAAGTGGGTGTTTCATATGTATGAAGTGTAACATCATAAGAACTCACTATTTACCAAGTCTGATGTTCGTTGTTTTCGTTTTTGATATGAATCATCAAACCAGTCTCTCTTCACTTGTATGTCTTCTGTACCTCTATTTTTGTAACTAACTTATTTATCTTTCAGATTACAGGATGAAACATTGATTTTTACATTATGGTGTTCTTGTGCATGTACACACATCTTTGcacaaaaattgtatttgtatgCCTGTGGTATTTCCTCCATATCTATTCTTCAGATAGCAAGAGAAATAGCCAGTCAATATTCATATTATTGACCGGTACAGTTCATTAGTCACTGCTTAACAACTACAATAATATACTtcttaaaaaattgaaattattcCCTCTTCAGTATCTCTCCTCCAGTTCTTTAGAAGAAAGTCCTATAAAGAGACATCAAGAAACAGCATATGCTCCTGGGAAAATACAAGTCTTCAGTCTATCGAAACATATTTGGGTTTGTTGAACCATCAATCAAATTTCCCAAATTTGCTGTCTGTGGGCCCAATCCTGTATGTATAGCAAtgaattgctgttttcttaaaactcagttgaggaaagaaaaagctcattGTAGACGAAGGAGAGCCTGAGGTTGGAGTTCATTATGCACTGCTTGTCACTGCATAAGGGAGTCTTGTTCCCTTTGACAATCAGATTGTAGCCCAAGTTGTAAAGCTGctataatgtattttcatatgCAATCTCCTGTATTTGTACAGTTTTTAGCAAAGACTATCAACATAACTAATGTTAGCTTATGGGATGCCAGAATGAAAGCAACTATTGAGCTCTCTAACCATCAAAGGAAACACAGACCCCTTGCTCTGAAGCTTTGATTTATATGATCCTGAATCGACTTACACAGTAATAATAGTCCATTCTTTCTTCTGGGTCTCAGACCTTCAGATGGGGCTTGGACTTGATATTTAGTAAGTTTGTGTTACTATGACAACCTTTTAAATCAGCTGTGAGCTTGATTTTCCAGGAACAGATTGCACAACTTTTACGCTTTTCTGTGCTTACCAGCTCAGCACTTTCTTGAGCTTTCCAGCTCTCTGAGTTTTCATCTCAGAACTGAAGAGAACAACCAAAGTAGACTTAGCTCCACCTCTTATCTAAATTGTTGTAACCTTTATTtacatatgttttaaaatcagCTAGCAACTGATTTAAAAGTGGTTGCATCTTACTTCCTAGCCAGGCATATCTGATTTTAAGAATAGCTCATACTGAAAATCATTGGTCCAAGATGGAAATCTTTCTATTTTCGGTCACTGGTCCATTTTACCCCTTCCCTCCTCTGGCAGACTGAAGGATCAGTGAGTTTTGATCCACTGTCTGACAGATTATTGAGgctaaaatgaacatttttacaGTAATAGATGCTCAAATGGCATTCTGTCAAAGATGTGAAGTTCAATTTCCATtagtaaaatctttttaatgtaaCCTTATCCTTTTTGGGAAGCACCCAGTCTTAAACTGCTTTCATGTCCTTCAACTTTTGATCCTAATTTGAAATGACCAAGGATAGAGATGGACAAAAGCAGAGAGCTTGGTTTTCCACACTCTAGCATCAGTTTAATTTTTCGCCTTGATAGGGTATTAGCATCTGAGTTCTATTTTGAGAGTTGCTATTTTGGACAACCGTAAAGTGTGCTGCATATTCTGTGGAAGTATTTTTGGAGTACGGAAATTGAAACTTGATTTTATGCAGACCATCAACATAAACATTTCTACTGtataaaaacatcattttcctAGGAATGTCTAAGCAGTTACAACAAACATTAACAAGCCGGCACCTGTCTCTAAAGGTGTGGAGGATAGGGTAAAGAACATTTGGACTGATTTGCCCAAGTTCAGTCAAACCTATGTACTACTGCATCTTCCAGATTTACCCATTTGAATTGGATCAGGCATATGCAGGTGATCGTGTTTCTGGCAAACCAAGCAGAGTAGGCTGCAGAGAGTTTGGGTTGCCTGTTGTGTTCTACACCAGCAGCAAGAGGGAGGATGATTCCCATTCTAGTAGGAAACTTGCTGTTATATAAGccattataatttttttaactaatttgATTTGACAGAATCAGTTCAAGCCAGGTCAATACTTTACATTAATCATATATAGCTGGTTAATGACAGACctgaaaaaagaatcaaagctTGTCATgacat
It encodes the following:
- the SUSD5 gene encoding sushi domain-containing protein 5, whose amino-acid sequence is MASGSQSFSLTFVQGMGSVFFILRIISVQADGKVFALESKNNSQGLNLAEAEKACVDLGARLAIAEELKRAVLDCSFAGCTTGWLADGSTGTIICRKTGSKQQSVKAIDVKIETDPFVNDQYDAFCVKDEDKPCGDPPSFPHTILHGHTGFEMGDELLYVCAQGYAMGNEESAFTLLCDSCGEWYGQVQACVKDETEAHIDYEDHFPDDRSIPIVENEHGNGKEEIEQEQEQLSFTRSTEDGRTGSTKDVTKDIDTPEKGSKAPTESPVSLLSQKNLFWFPSEAFSEPESEKETDDSTKAQFSEGDNHIGVKTVYDEPSAKMFYDSEDFPIGPILTTNDTKAEIDTVAITDESWLDGYPVTQEVVEDDEEEGDKVDGSMGTEEDIILTTDQPNHIEVRKSGNGSPAPEEGLTKIVAVTARTDDGAKETPVPLTSVSGLETLSVSRGYDDTTQDRRTTSLELTTQEPGTTVLFDITSLKTFMSETSAVVSPFDHTPYVEAEETTAYPAQVATTVPAPNIFTDTPSQELVEQENLTQSLGEKLFPTSEPCEGEDCPKSSKGAIIAVIVILLCLLLAAAVLAVWFFKKRQQKNSVYKLNGRCQPRHHCYHHYHHQHIEMQKV